One part of the Amaranthus tricolor cultivar Red isolate AtriRed21 chromosome 16, ASM2621246v1, whole genome shotgun sequence genome encodes these proteins:
- the LOC130802234 gene encoding receptor-like protein kinase FERONIA, translated as MSKEDTSKLKWISPLDDFGSNATTASVISSLPSDLCRRFSFSQVRVATNDFDDDSIIGTSGFGKVYKGSIDDGATIVAIKRLTTTSKQGAREVETEIEMLSRLRHVHLVSLIGYCDEHGEMIIVYEYMPRGTLRDHLLYKNPERSENHTPLSWMQRLMICLGSARGLHYLHAGAKQLIIHRDVKSTNIRLDDKWTAKVSDFGLSKVRPTPGDMGPTHVSTAVKGSVGYLDPEYYRRQQLTEKSDVYSFGVLLFEVLCARFAMNPNLPKQQVNLAVCARYNYKNKTLHTIVDPNLTGQIAPECLRKFGEVAEMCIREHGSDRPSMGDVVWGIEFALQLQETAENIMQNNLSDDPQGEISDSTISFKLDGANALGSMYIDDEPTTLNDDFSDTKMVEMGKKKLLDSRTATFN; from the coding sequence ATGAGCAAAGAAGATACTAGCAAGCTTAAGTGGATTTCGCCGTTGGATGATTTTGGATCTAATGCAACTACCGCTAGTGTAATTTCTTCTCTGCCATCCGATCTTTGTCGACGTTTCTCATTTTCGCAAGTTAGGGTTGCTACGAACGATTTCGACGACGATTCGATCATAGGAACCAGTGGGTTCGGTAAAGTTTACAAGGGTTCAATAGATGATGGAGCCACTATTGTGGCCATAAAACGTCTTACAACAACATCGAAGCAAGGCGCTCGCGAGGTTGAAACAGAAATCGAGATGCTATCGAGACTACGTCACGTACATTTGGTGTCCTTAATCGGATATTGTGACGAACACGGTGAAATGATCATAGTTTACGAGTATATGCCACGTGGCACTCTTCGAGATCACTTGTTGTACAAGAATCCCGAGAGAAGCGAGAACCATACACCATTGTCGTGGATGCAACGACTTATGATTTGTCTTGGATCAGCTCGCGGTTTGCACTATCTTCACGCGGGTGCTAAacaattgattattcatcgagaTGTCAAGTCTACGAATATTCGTCTTGATGATAAGTGGACGGCTAAAGTCTCAGACTTTGGCCTTTCAAAGGTACGACCCACTCCTGGTGATATGGGTCCTACCCATGTTAGTACCGCTGTTAAAGGAAGTGTTGGATATTTAGATCCAGAGTACTATCGACGTCAACAATTGACAGAGAAATCAGATGTATACTCCTTCGGAGTTTTGTTGTTCGAGGTTTTATGTGCTCGATTTGCGATGAACCCTAATCTACCCAAGCAACAAGTGAACTTAGCCGTGTGCGCTCGTTATAACTACAAAAATAAAACCCTCCACACAATTGTCGATCCAAATCTAACAGGGCAAATTGCACCCGAATGTCTAAGAAAATTTGGAGAAGTGGCAGAAATGTGTATACGAGAACATGGAAGTGATCGTCCTTCGATGGGGGACGTAGTTTGGGGCATTGAATTTGCCTTACAACTACAAGAAACCGCGGAGAATATTATGCAAAACAATTTAAGTGATGATCCTCAAGGAGAAATTTCAGATTCTACGATAAGTTTTAAACTTGATGGGGCAAATGCATTAGGTTCAATGTATATTGATGATGAACCGACCACATTAAATGATGATTTTTCTGATACTAAGATGGTTGAAATGGGCAAAAAAAAGTTATTGGATAGTAGAACTGCTACATTTAATTGA